The following coding sequences are from one Arachis hypogaea cultivar Tifrunner chromosome 7, arahy.Tifrunner.gnm2.J5K5, whole genome shotgun sequence window:
- the LOC112701931 gene encoding cytochrome b561 and DOMON domain-containing protein At5g35735, translating into MMNKGQQSMASSSKTTLPLLITILVLGFLSIVAFGDNNYGPTNPLLYCSDDFADQLQARKFNVSGCKKLRTLDAEFAWNYSNLTTTNNSTNTTTVNGTLIEIFFRAKLRNYEGWVAWGVNPGKKPQMVGTKAIIAIKHNKGTTDVHTYDVTKETRKGCRLWPTSASEFGLNVLDMQAWSNSTKQCTTLYAKLILPFPEYNITRLNHVWQVGDNVNGDQPLQHRVTLQNVDSTETINITSPDGQSYGQNRSFLRSVHGVLNIIGWGTLLPIGVIIARYFRVFPFIWDKVWFNIHVGFQLTGFLIGTAGWAIGLSLGRSSEYYTFHTHRTFGILIFTFSTIQMLAFRLKPKITDDYRKYWNMYHHFLGYGLLAIIVINIFKGISMLKGGVGWKWAYIGIIAFLGAIILTFEVVTWLRFMLKLPAISIPPKENKTSNNPTQNKQ; encoded by the exons atgATGAACAAAGGCCAACAAAGCATGGCATCTTCTTCTAAAACTACCTTACCACTACTAATAACCATTTTGGTTTTGGGTTTTCTCTCCATAGTTGCATTTGGTGATAACAATTATGGTCCAACAAATCCTCTATTATACTGCAGTGATGACTTTGCTGATCAACTTCAAGCAAGGAAATTCAATGTATCAGGCTGCAAGAAATTGCGCACTCTAGACGCCGAGTTTGCCTGGAACTACAGCAATTTGACCACCACCAACAAcagcaccaacaccaccaccgtCAATGGTACACTCATTGAGATCTTTTTCAGGGCAAAGCTCAGAAACTATGAAGG GTGGGTAGCATGGGGTGTGAACCCAGGAAAGAAGCCACAGATGGTGGGAACCAAAGCCATCATAGCCATCAAACACAACAAGGGGACGACGGATGTGCACACGTATGACGTAACCAAAGAGACAAGAAAGGGTTGCAGGCTTTGGCCGACGTCTGCATCAGAGTTTGGGCTAAATGTGTTGGATATGCAAGCATGGAGCAATAGCACTAAGCAATGCACTACTCTGTATGCAAAGTTGATCCTTCCTTTTCCAGAGTATAACATAACTAGGCTGAACCATGTGTGGCAAGTTGGAGATAATGTTAATGGTGACCAACCATTGCAGCACAGAGTCACCCTTCAGAATGTGGATAGCACTGAGACAATTAACATCACTTCTCCCGATGGCCAAAGCTACGGTCAGAACCGGAGTTTCCTTAGATCA GTGCATGGAGTTCTAAACATCATAGGGTGGGGAACACTACTACCAATTGGAGTAATAATAGCTCGGTACTTTAGAGTGTTTCCATTTATTTGGGACAAAGTTTGGTTCAATATCCACGTTGGTTTCCAATTAACTGGTTTTCTAATTGGCACTGCTGGTTGGGCTATTGGTCTTAGTCTTGGAAGGTCTTCAGAGTATTACACCTTCCACACGCATCGAACCTTTGGCATTCTCATTTTCACATTTAGCACAATCCAA ATGTTGGCATTTCGGTTAAAGCCGAAGATTACTGATGATTATAGGAAATACTGGAATATGTACCATCATTTTCTTGGCTATGGACTACTTGCAATCATAGTCATAAACATATTCAAAGGGATTTCAATGTTGAAAGGAGGAGTTGGATGGAAATGGGCATACATTGGAATCATTGCGTTTTTAGGTGCCATTATACTCACTTTTGAGGTTGTCACATGGCTACGTTTCATGTTGAAGCTACCAGCAATCTCAATTCCACCAAAAGAAAACAAGACTAGTAATAATCCCACACAAAACAAACAATAG
- the LOC112701930 gene encoding pentatricopeptide repeat-containing protein At4g37170-like, translating to MHKFRNFKRSFSFLKSQSLTQSRFNERCYGNKLEEAIDVLCQQNRLNEAIELLHQIHRPSPRIYSTLIAACVRHRALQEGKMVHAHTKASEFVPGISISNRLLDLYSKCGSLGDAQKLFDEMIHRDLCSWNTMIAGYAKIGRLQQARKLFDEMPQRDNFSWNAVISGYVRHGCPWEALELFRSMQNHESSNSNKFTLSSALAASAAILCLRLGKEIHGYLTRTGLDSDEVVWSALLDLYGKCGSLNEARGIFYKMANKDVVSWTTMIHRCFEDGRKEEGFSLFRELMGSGIRPNEYTFAGVLNACAGHAVEHLGKEVHSYMVRIGCDPCSYAVSALVHLYSKCGNIENARRVFNQMPRPGLVSWTSLIAGYAQNGQPDEALRLFELLLRSGTKPDQVVLVGVLSACTDAGLVDKGLEYFHSIKEKHGLMHTADHYACVIDLLARSGWFKEAEDIIDKMPIKPDKFLWAALLGGCRIHGNLELAERAANALFEIAPEDPATYITLANIYANAGLWTEEAKVRKAVESRGIVKKPGKSWTEIKRQVHVFLVGDTSHSKICDIHAFLGEISKKMKEKGYIPDTNFVLRDVEEEQKEQNLVYHSEKLAVAFGIISTPPGTPIKVYKNLRTCVDCHTAMKYISKIVQRKIIVRDSNRFHYFEDGSCSCQDYW from the coding sequence ATGCACAAGTTCAGAAATTTCAAGAGGAGCTTTTCATTCCTGAAAAGTCAGAGTCTTACTCAGTCTCGATTCAATGAACGTTGCTATGGTAACAAACTCGAAGAGGCCATCGATGTTTTGTGTCAACAAAACCGTCTCAACGAAGCCATTGAGTTGCTCCACCAAATTCATCGACCCTCCCCTCGCATTTACTCCACCCTCATTGCCGCTTGCGTTCGCCATCGAGCTCTCCAAGAGGGTAAAATGGTCCATGCTCACACCAAAGCTTCCGAGTTTGTTCCTGGGATCTCCATCTCAAATCGTTTGCTTGATTTGTATTCCAAATGTGGCAGCCTCGGTGACGCCCAGAAGCTGTTTGATGAAATGATTCACAGGGATTTGTGCTCTTGGAACACCATGATTGCTGGGTATGCCAAAATTGGACGCCTTCAACAAGCTAGAAaactgtttgatgaaatgccccAAAGAGATAACTTCTCCTGGAATGCTGTAATATCTGGTTATGTCAGGCATGGTTGTCCTTGGGAAGCTCTGGAGTTGTTTAGAAGCATGCAGAATCACGAGAGTTCGAATTCGAATAAGTTCACCTTGTCCAGTGCTCTGGCTGCTTCAGCTGCGATTCTGTGTTTGCGTCTTGGGAAGGAGATTCATGGCTACTTGACACGAACTGGTTTGGACTCGGACGAGGTAGTTTGGAGTGCACTTTTGGATTTGTATGGCAAATGTGGGAGCTTGAATGAAGCTAGGGGTATCTTTTATAAGATGGCAAACAAAGATGTAGTTTCATGGACTACCATGATTCATAGATGTTTTGAAGATGGAAGAAAGGAAGAGGGATTTTCCTTATTCAGAGAGTTGATGGGGTCAGGCATTAGGCCAAATGAGTATACATTTGCTGGAGTTTTAAATGCATGTGCTGGCCATGCTGTTGAACACTTAGGAAAGGAGGTTCACAGTTACATGGTCCGAATAGGGTGTGACCCGTGTTCGTATGCCGTGAGTGCACTTGTTCATTTGTACTCAAAGTGTGGGAATATTGAAAATGCCAGAAGGGTGTTCAACCAAATGCCTCGGCCAGGTTTGGTATCATGGACTTCTCTTATTGCTGGTTATGCTCAGAATGGTCAACCAGACGAAGCTCTTCGGTTATTTGAATTATTGCTTCGATCAGGTACTAAGCCCGATCAAGTTGTCTTAGTTGGGGTTCTTTCTGCTTGTACTGATGCTGGGTTAGTGGACAAGGGTTTAGAATATTTCCATTCAATAAAGGAGAAGCATGGGTTGATGCATACTGCAGATCATTATGCATGTGTTATTGATTTATTGGCACGATCTGGATGGTTTAAAGAGGCAGAGGATATCATTGATAAAATGCCAATAAAACCTGATAAGTTCCTTTGGGCAGCCTTACTTGGAGGATGTAGAATACATGGAAACCTTGAATTGGCTGAAAGGGCAGCAAATGCATTATTCGAGATAGCGCCAGAGGACCCAGCTACGTACATCACTTTAGCTAATATTTACGCTAATGCCGGTCTGTGGACTGAGGAAGCCAAGGTTAGAAAGGCTGTGGAAAGTAGGGGAATAGTGAAGAAGCCGGGTAAGAGCTGGACAGAGATCAAGAGACAGGTGCATGTCTTCCTGGTAGGAGATACATCCCACTCCAAAATATGTGATATTCATGCATTCCTAGGAGAAATCTCAAAGAAAATGAAGGAGAAAGGCTATATTCCGGACACAAACTTTGTGCTACGTGATGTGGAGGAGGAGCAGAAAGAGCAAAACCTTGTTTACCACAGTGAGAAGCTTGCCGTTGCCTTTGGAATCATTTCAACCCCTCCAGGAACTCCTATCAAGgtttataaaaatttaagaacTTGCGTAGATTGTCACACCGCCATGAAATATATATCAAAGATTgttcaaagaaaaataatagtgaGAGATTCAAATAGATTTCATTATTTTGAGGATGGAAGCTGCTCATGCCAAGACTATTGGTAA